Genomic segment of Gemmatimonadaceae bacterium:
CCGCGCACGAGCTCCCAGATCGCGCGTCGCGCCTGCGGGTCGAGGCCGGTCGTAAGCTCATCGAGAAATACGACTTCAGGGTCGTTGATCAGCGCCAGAGCTACGAAGAGTCGTTGCTTCTGCCCACCGGACAGCTTCATGAACCACGCATTGCGCTTGTCGACCATGCCGAGCTGCTCGAGGAGACGATCGCCGTCCGACGACTTTTTCCTGTACAGCGACGCCCAGAGGTGTACAGCCTCCCATACCTTGATGCGCTTCTGAAGTTGCGCCTCCTGGAGCTGGACCCCCATCCGGTTCCGCAGGGTGTAGAGGTCACGAATGGGATCGAGGCCCAATACCGAAATTTTCCCGCGGTCGGGCGTGCGCAGGCCCTCGACGCACTCCATTGTCGTTGTCTTGCCTGCGCCGTTCGGGCCGATCAGGCCAAAGATCTCTCCGTCGCGGACCTCGAACGACACGTCATCCACCGCGACGATGGAGCCGTACGTCTTGCGAACTCCCGAAACCTGGATGACAGCACGGCCGGATTTGGTTCCGTTCATCCGCCCAATCTAGTCGCTGCGTCGAGACACGTCATCGCGGGTGGAGGCTGCTTACATTGCCTGGAATGACTCGGACTGCTGAAGTCAGCACCGCAACAGCAGGCCGCCGGGAGTGGATCGGATTATCCGTGCTTGCACTGCCCTGCATGCTGCTCGCGATGGACTTGACCGTCCTGCATGTGGCAGTTCCCGCATTGAGCGTCGATCTGAAGCCGAGCAGCGCGCAGCTTCTGTGGATCGTCGACATCTATGGATTTCTGATCGCCGGGTCGCTCATAACGATGGGAACTCTCGGCGATCGCATCGGGCGTCGGCGGCTGCTCCTGATTGGAGGAGCGGCGTTCGCCGTTGCGTCGGCCGTCGCCGCATTCTCGACGAGCGCAGAGATGCTCATCGCAACTCGTGCGCTTCTTGGCGTTGCCGGCGCGACGCTGATGCCATCCACGCTTGCGCTGATACGCAACATGTTCCACGACCAGCGCCAGCGTACGACGGCGATTGCGGTGTGGCTCAACAGCTTCATGGTGGGCAGTGCTGTCGGTCCACTCCTCGGCGGCGCGATGATCGAGCATTTCTGGTGGGGGTCAGTATTCCTGCTGAATGTCCCGGTGATGGCGCTGTTGCTCGTGCTCGGTCCGTTTCTGCTTCCGGAGAATCGCGACCCTAACGCGGGCCGGCTCGATCTGGCGAGTGCCGGGCTGTCCCTCGTTGCAATGCTGTCGATCGTCTACGGAATCAAGCGTCGTTGATCATCACTGCCCGGCGCCGCTCGCAGTACTCGATCGCCGCAGATCGATGGCTGACATCGACCTCACTGTCTGGCATTACCAGAATGTTGAACAGATCCACGTTATCGAACGCATGGATCCCGCTGCCGTCGGCTTCGCTTCCAATGAATCCGTCCGCATCGGGATCGACTCGGACGACGTACGCTTCCTTCCCACCGTTATCGAAGAAATGCTGAACCGCATGACCGAGCAGCATGGTGGAATGGAAGCCGCCAAAAGCGGGTGCGAAGTCACTCGCTTGCGACAATCGTACTGCGTGTTTTACAGGCCCTTGGGGAGCGAGGCCCACAAAGCCGGCGGTAGTGGTACCGACTGCTTCGATCGGGCGTGGCATTGTCTATCGGGGACGCGTCATCGTGGAGGATTCCTAGCGACCGCCCCCGCCGCCACCACCGCCACCGCCGCCGGACGAGCCGCCGCCACCACCACCGGAGCTACTCCCCGGCGGACTCGACGCGGAAGAAATCTGCGAGCTCAGGCTCGAGCCCATCGACTTACTGAAATCACCCAGGTTGGTGATGGGTCCGCGGCCGCTGTACCAGGACATGCGCGACGCCGCCTCGGCGGCAGCTGCCGCGCCCACCGCCGCGGTGAACTTCTCTGTCCACGCTTCCTCTACCTCGAGCGCCACCGCGTAAGGCAAAAGTGCCTCGTAACGCTCGGCGTCGAGCATCGGCGGCTGGCCCGGGCCGCGCATGCTCGCGAGCTCGTCTCTCTCCGCAACACTCAGGTAGAGCTTCAATCCCTCGATCTCGTCCATCAGCTCGCGGCCTTCCCTGGTGGGTGCGCGAACGAGGCGCCCGAACACGATCAGCGTCAAAACCATTGCGACGACAATCGCCACGATCACCGGAATGCCGAAGCCGCCGGAGATGACGAATGCGGCCGCCGCGGCGACAAGCGCGATCGCCGTCGCGATCACGAGGCTGCGTGTATTGCGCTGGAAGTAGCGCGGATGAAATTCGCGATCCAGCTCCTTCTTGTGCGCGTCCTGCGCCGCGGACACGATTGCTGCATTCGTGTTCTTGAGCTTGAGAGTCTTCCTGCCGTCGGGGAAGAGCAGAGTCAGCAGCACACTGTCCGCAGCCGATGCCGGTGCCGAGACGGATTCATTGCGATCGAGTCGCCACGAGTCCTTCAGAAGCTTCTTGTCGCGATTGATCCGCAGCTGGCCGCCAACCGCAAGATCCAGCACCTCGGCGGAGAAACATCGCGTGTCATAACCCATGCGCTGCACGAATCTCAAGCCTGCGGCAGTCTTGTCGGCGGGCGGCTCGTAACGCGCGAAGATCGCGCGCTTTTTCGGATCGCGGCCAACTCGCCGCCATTCCCTCACGCAGAACAGAATGAGCAGTACCAGACCCAAGAGCCCGACGAGCACGCCGCGGTTGTCGGCGAGGAACCATCGCGCGCGGTCGCCTTCTGTTGGCGCCGCGATCAACCCCTTGGGGAATTGCAAAACGGTAGTGAAGCCTTCGTTGGGGCCGAGGGGCTGTGTGAGGCGGTAGGTGGCAACTCCTGGGCGAGTGAGCTCCGCCACGTAGTTCGCACCTCTCGCTCCCTGGGGCCCGGTATAGGCTTCCGCCGTCATTCGATCGATGGGCACCGCGGCGGGCAACCGCACCTGCACCGTTGCGCTTTCGATCGGGAAAATCCACCCGGTGCCGATCGCGTTCCAGTACAGCTCGTCGTGATTGTCGAAGAATCCCAGCTGGCGAGTGGTGCGGTAGCGCAACGTATATGTGTAGCCGGCGGGGACAGGAAGGAAGTCGTCGTTGCCCGTGTTGATCCGCACGCCGTTGCTCATCCGCTCGGTAAACCACGGCTCCGGATTTCCGTCGCGCTCGACGCCGATCACGTCGAGTGCAACCCGGACGCGATTGCCGTAACGGTCCCGGTAGCGCGTGGGGAAGTCCCGGTAGATGCCACGGCGGATCTGCTGCCCTTCTGCGTGGACCGTGATTCGCTCGGTGACGTCCAGACTTCCGTCCGCGCGAACATCGACGTCGACATCGTAGGCGCGGATGCGCTCCTGCGCACTCGCCGGAAATGCGAGGAGCATCATCGCAAGGGCAAGGGCGGCTCTCTTCATGATGCGAGGTCCACTCTTACGCCGCGCCTGTCGTCTTCGTCGGCCTGGAAATATTCCTTCTCGGTGAAGCCGAAGCTTCGCGCGACGATCATGTCCGGCACGCGCTGTATCGCGGTGTTGTGGTCACGCACGGCACCATTGTAAAATCGACGCGCATACTGCAATTGATCCTCGACCCCGACGAGGTCGCGCTGAAGCTGAAGGAAAGTCTCGTTGGCTTTGAGATCAGGATACGCCTCCTTCAGTGCGAACAGTTGAACGATCGCCTGTTCGAGGGATGATTCGACGTTTCCGAGCTTCGCGGGACTATTCAGCGCCACGGCCTGCGTTCGCAATTCAGTTACGGCTTGCAGCACCCCGCGCTCGTGCCCGGTGTAGCCTTTCACCGCGGCGACGAGCTGGGGCACGAGATCGTGCCGGCGCTTGAGCTGGACATCGATATCTGCCCACGCGTTGCGCACCTGGTTGCGCAGGTGAACGAGACGATTGAACGCAAACACCGCCCATGCGCCGGCGGCGACGACGATCACCACCAGAAGAATGAGGAGGCTCATTCGGAGGTTGCGTCGGCGTTCTGACTAGAGATCGACCAGTACCTTTTTCTTTGGAACGGGCAGGACGAATCCATCGACGTAGCGGGGCATGGGTCGAGGCCTCCTCGGGTGATGTTGAAATGGTCTCGCATCAATGTACGAAGGTTCAAACGGGTTCGGACGACTTCGAGCCAGGAGTGCTCGACCTCAGTAGCACGTTCTTCAATTACTTCCCCGCAAAAGAGCACGCTCAGCACTGGTCTAACGTTGCGCAGACTCCACTCGGCGGAGAAACTCGCGCACCGTGCGCAGCAGCGCTTCCGGATTGTCGTTCTCCGTCGAGTGACCACTCTCAGAAATGACCTTGAACTCCGCGTTGGGCACAAGCCTTGAGAATTGCTCTGTGGAGGCCGGAGTTGCCTGATCGAACTCGCCCGTCACGAACAACGTCGGCACTCGCACGGCTCTGAGCCAGCTCGTCCCATCGAACGTCTTGAGCGTACCAGTCGACGTAAACTCGCTCGGTCCCCACATGTACTCGTACACCAGCCTGCCACGTGTCTTGCGCGCGCTGTCGGCGTCGGCGGGCGAGCGGGCCGGTTGTCGTCTGCCGTAGCGTTTGCTGTACTCGCTAGCGGCGGCAGCATAAGCGGGGGAACTCGTAGTACCCGCCGTCTCATGATGCGCGATCACCGCCTGCACCGAGTCCGGGAGCAACTTCACCAGAGAATCCGCGTCCCGCTCCCATTGCGCGGTGGTGACGAGCGGGCTGGAGAGCGTGAGGCTGCGTACTCCGGTCGGATTCGTACTCACGTATGCCTGGAGGAGCATCGCCCCCCACGACCGTCCATACAAATGCACTTCGCGCAGGCCGAGTGAATCGCGGATGGCCTGAAGCTCCTGCACTGCACGGTCGAGAGTGAACAGAGCCGTGTCCGTCGGATGATCGGACTTTCCTGAGCCAAGCTGATCGTAGCGGATTACGGGCCGATCGTCTCCCAGCGCCGCCCAGGGCTTGAGCCCGAAGCTGCCGCTTCCCGGTCCGCCGTGAATGACGAGAAGAGGAATGCCGGGACCGTCGCCCATTCTCGTCCACCAGATCCTGCCGCCAGGGACGGTGACGTATCCTTCGTTGCGTGGAGTCGCGGTCGAGCAGCTGACCAGTAGAACGAGAAAAGCTGCGGCGGCTCTGACGCTCCGCACGACTATTGCGGCCACCCCGTCTGCGGGAGACCGCGAGTGATCTTCAGCGCGTTCTGATAGTAGATCTTCTTCAGAATCCTGTCGGGCAGGTCGATTCCGTAGAGCTTCCACGACGCGTGGTAGTCGCGGTAGTAGTCGAAGTAATCGTCGCGCGTTTCGAACACGCGCCAGTAATACCGATACTCCTCGGGCTGGAACGAATCCTTGCCGAACAGGATCCGATTCTGATACTTCACGAAGAAGTCGTGTGCACTGCGCGGCTGGCGGCCGATATCGTACAGCACAGCACCGACTTCGGTGTACACATTCGGGAAAGCATCCAGAAGCTTGGCGAGCCTGCCCAGATCGTTGGCGTGCCAGCCCATGTGCGCGGCAACGAACGTCGTCCTCGGATGCCTGCGGAAAACATTGTCCCTTTCCTTCATGAGCTGATCGAAGCTCGGGAACTGGTCCTGGGGGTAGCGGCGGCCCGGGAACAGCGCGAGCTCGAGCCAACGCTCGTTGGTGTAGTCGACAACCGGGCGGAAGAATTCCTGGGGGTCGGCTGTGTGGATGAACACGGGAGCTCCGAGCCGCGCGGCTGCCCGCCAGACCGGATCCAGCTCAGGCGCGTCTATCCGCAGCCGCGACCCGTCAGCCTTCTTGATCGTCAGGCCGAGGCTCTTTGAGATCTCGCCAATGCCAACCGCGCCAGCCGCGATGTCCGCCTCCAACTGCTCGACAACCTTGGCTGCCCAGCCCGGGCCGCCGACGTTTCGAAAATCGATTCCGGCGAAGACGCGGACGCGATCCCTCATTCTCGGTGATGCGCGGATCGCGGCGACAGCTCGTTGCAGTCGTTCGCCGGAGAGGTTGTCTGCCGCCACCATGGCGCGCACGTTCAAGCTGTCGAGCGATGCGGCGAGCTGAGACAAGCCCTCGGCCGATGTGATCATGTCCCGGGGATGTCCGTGGAAATCGATGGCGGGATATTTCGCCATCCGCACTGGGTGCGCGGGCGTGACGAGCGTTGACCGCGGACGATAGTCCAGAATGCTTGGCGCCGGCATCTCCGGCGCTCTGCAGATTCCCGGGCGAATTTCGGTCGTCCCGGACGGACAGGATTCACCAGCGCGGATTCTTGTCTCGCGGTCGGGCTGACTGCCTGGCGCTTGTGAAGCTGCAACGCCAGCGAAGAGAAGCTCGGCGCCCACAGCCGCGTAGACCGTCAGTGTGCGCAGTCGTTGCATCCGTCTCACGGCGACGAGCCCCACGGCGGAGGCGGCGGCGCGACCGGGCGCTTCAAGTCGAACTCCACGCGGAAGCGCCGGTCGGTGCCCTCGCGCCTCAACGCGTAGGCGAAGCGGTGGGACGCAGGCACGATCTCTACAGTCCACACGTTGGTGCCGGCAGCGGGGATGAGTGACGCGGTGTGCGCATCAGCGTGGAACTCCTGCCGCGTCGGCAATCCCGGGTCGCGAGTATCTCCGCCGTATTGAGTGATGGGATCCTCTCTGCCGTCAGCATGGCGATGGTCGTGTTTGAGGCGGAGCCCGCCTTCAGTTCGTGTGAGCACCCATGTCCGCGACCGATCCGCGCCGAGATGGAATGGGATCCGGATCTCGGTCGGGGTGCAACGGCGGACGTGCATTGTCAGCGTCGCACGGCGGAACGCGCTGTCGCCAGCTGAGCCTTCGGTCATTTGGCCGTTGAACGCGCGGCCACAGAGCGCCTGCAGCTCGTTCCAGAAGGCGTCCTGTGGCGAAACGGCCGCCGTAGGCTGCGGCTGCGGCTCCGGCGCTTGCACCGGGCGACAGCTCATTGCGATGCAAAGCAGCGCTGCGCTCAGGTAAAAACGGTTCGTGGGAATCCGCACTGGATATGAGTCAGGCGTTGCGCTCGCGAGCTCGTGAACGTCGCTTCCACCAGATCGTGTAGACAATGATGTTGAGCGCGACAACCGCCGCGCCGAGAATGAACTGCACCTGCCTGGTAAGGCCTGCCGGATAAATCGCCGCGGTGATGTAGTGCTCGATGAATCCGCCTTCGTAGCCCGCCTCGCCACCCTGGCGGCGCAGGCTCACTTCCAGCGGCGTAAGCGGGCAGACGAATCCCATGAACTCGATGACTGCGCCGTAAACTGCGACGGGGACGTGGATCCAGGCGAGGCGAGACCAGCGCCACACAAGTGATCCGCCGAAGATTACGAAGAGGACAAACGCGAAGTGAGCGACGAGAACGAGATCGGCGAAAGCGCGATACCACATCAGCTATAACCAATCGCCGTCACATCACGCGACATTAACGGACGATCCGCTCCATCTGATAAACCGTGGTCTGTGGCCGCTGCTCTCGCCCGACGCATCGGTTGGTCATAAGGGCTGCCTCACTCCTTTGTGCTCAAGGTTGCGACGCGACTCGGGCGGATGCCTCGGCGGACGTCATTACAGGGTGT
This window contains:
- a CDS encoding amidohydrolase family protein, giving the protein MQRLRTLTVYAAVGAELLFAGVAASQAPGSQPDRETRIRAGESCPSGTTEIRPGICRAPEMPAPSILDYRPRSTLVTPAHPVRMAKYPAIDFHGHPRDMITSAEGLSQLAASLDSLNVRAMVAADNLSGERLQRAVAAIRASPRMRDRVRVFAGIDFRNVGGPGWAAKVVEQLEADIAAGAVGIGEISKSLGLTIKKADGSRLRIDAPELDPVWRAAARLGAPVFIHTADPQEFFRPVVDYTNERWLELALFPGRRYPQDQFPSFDQLMKERDNVFRRHPRTTFVAAHMGWHANDLGRLAKLLDAFPNVYTEVGAVLYDIGRQPRSAHDFFVKYQNRILFGKDSFQPEEYRYYWRVFETRDDYFDYYRDYHASWKLYGIDLPDRILKKIYYQNALKITRGLPQTGWPQ
- a CDS encoding DUF2784 domain-containing protein; the protein is MWYRAFADLVLVAHFAFVLFVIFGGSLVWRWSRLAWIHVPVAVYGAVIEFMGFVCPLTPLEVSLRRQGGEAGYEGGFIEHYITAAIYPAGLTRQVQFILGAAVVALNIIVYTIWWKRRSRARERNA
- a CDS encoding MFS transporter, whose amino-acid sequence is MTRTAEVSTATAGRREWIGLSVLALPCMLLAMDLTVLHVAVPALSVDLKPSSAQLLWIVDIYGFLIAGSLITMGTLGDRIGRRRLLLIGGAAFAVASAVAAFSTSAEMLIATRALLGVAGATLMPSTLALIRNMFHDQRQRTTAIAVWLNSFMVGSAVGPLLGGAMIEHFWWGSVFLLNVPVMALLLVLGPFLLPENRDPNAGRLDLASAGLSLVAMLSIVYGIKRR
- a CDS encoding DUF2207 domain-containing protein; the protein is MKRAALALAMMLLAFPASAQERIRAYDVDVDVRADGSLDVTERITVHAEGQQIRRGIYRDFPTRYRDRYGNRVRVALDVIGVERDGNPEPWFTERMSNGVRINTGNDDFLPVPAGYTYTLRYRTTRQLGFFDNHDELYWNAIGTGWIFPIESATVQVRLPAAVPIDRMTAEAYTGPQGARGANYVAELTRPGVATYRLTQPLGPNEGFTTVLQFPKGLIAAPTEGDRARWFLADNRGVLVGLLGLVLLILFCVREWRRVGRDPKKRAIFARYEPPADKTAAGLRFVQRMGYDTRCFSAEVLDLAVGGQLRINRDKKLLKDSWRLDRNESVSAPASAADSVLLTLLFPDGRKTLKLKNTNAAIVSAAQDAHKKELDREFHPRYFQRNTRSLVIATAIALVAAAAAFVISGGFGIPVIVAIVVAMVLTLIVFGRLVRAPTREGRELMDEIEGLKLYLSVAERDELASMRGPGQPPMLDAERYEALLPYAVALEVEEAWTEKFTAAVGAAAAAEAASRMSWYSGRGPITNLGDFSKSMGSSLSSQISSASSPPGSSSGGGGGGSSGGGGGGGGGGGR
- a CDS encoding LemA family protein, translated to MSLLILLVVIVVAAGAWAVFAFNRLVHLRNQVRNAWADIDVQLKRRHDLVPQLVAAVKGYTGHERGVLQAVTELRTQAVALNSPAKLGNVESSLEQAIVQLFALKEAYPDLKANETFLQLQRDLVGVEDQLQYARRFYNGAVRDHNTAIQRVPDMIVARSFGFTEKEYFQADEDDRRGVRVDLAS
- a CDS encoding ABC transporter ATP-binding protein, whose protein sequence is MNGTKSGRAVIQVSGVRKTYGSIVAVDDVSFEVRDGEIFGLIGPNGAGKTTTMECVEGLRTPDRGKISVLGLDPIRDLYTLRNRMGVQLQEAQLQKRIKVWEAVHLWASLYRKKSSDGDRLLEQLGMVDKRNAWFMKLSGGQKQRLFVALALINDPEVVFLDELTTGLDPQARRAIWELVRGIRERGKTVFLTTHLMEEAERLCDRVAIIDHGRIIDIDTPEALINKYCPERTVVLFTEDQGAEVLFRAMPRVAEVTARDGRFTIRGSGEDLVTSVVWCLSENRIRVSDFRTILPNLEDVFIKVTGHSIRD
- a CDS encoding proline iminopeptidase-family hydrolase, which produces MAAIVVRSVRAAAAFLVLLVSCSTATPRNEGYVTVPGGRIWWTRMGDGPGIPLLVIHGGPGSGSFGLKPWAALGDDRPVIRYDQLGSGKSDHPTDTALFTLDRAVQELQAIRDSLGLREVHLYGRSWGAMLLQAYVSTNPTGVRSLTLSSPLVTTAQWERDADSLVKLLPDSVQAVIAHHETAGTTSSPAYAAAASEYSKRYGRRQPARSPADADSARKTRGRLVYEYMWGPSEFTSTGTLKTFDGTSWLRAVRVPTLFVTGEFDQATPASTEQFSRLVPNAEFKVISESGHSTENDNPEALLRTVREFLRRVESAQR